A genomic stretch from Alloyangia pacifica includes:
- a CDS encoding serine hydrolase domain-containing protein, translating into MTGIDSNPGATWQSFDSPEAAGWNDAGVARLHEVLASQNSDCLMVVQGGRTVFSHGDITHKFLCHSIRKSFLAAMIGEDAAAGRIDLTATMASLGIDDHDPLSRVERQATVHDLLMARSGIYHPAGYETEWMQLIKEKRHSHAPGTFWCYNNWDFNALGTIFTQGTGLSVAEAFASRIAAPLGMQDFSLAGDSPDAWTEPFEVSRHPAYPFRMSSRDLARFGQLFLQAGRWSGRRVLPDGWAEENVMRYSDAGHRGAYGYCWWLERDGVFVPGVRTPSGSYAAQGAGGHYCMVIPELDMVLVHRVDTDQKGRAISKHEFGYVLKAVLMAARG; encoded by the coding sequence GTGACTGGCATCGACAGCAACCCCGGCGCGACCTGGCAGAGCTTTGACAGCCCCGAAGCCGCGGGCTGGAACGATGCGGGCGTTGCCCGCCTCCACGAGGTCCTCGCCTCGCAGAACTCCGATTGCCTGATGGTGGTGCAGGGCGGGCGCACCGTCTTCAGCCATGGCGACATCACCCACAAGTTTCTCTGCCATTCGATCCGCAAGAGCTTCCTTGCAGCGATGATCGGCGAGGACGCCGCCGCCGGGCGGATCGACCTCACCGCGACGATGGCGAGCCTTGGCATCGACGACCACGATCCGCTCAGCCGGGTCGAGCGCCAGGCCACGGTCCATGACCTGCTGATGGCGCGGTCGGGCATCTACCACCCTGCCGGCTACGAGACCGAGTGGATGCAGCTAATCAAGGAAAAGCGCCACAGCCACGCGCCGGGCACCTTCTGGTGCTACAACAACTGGGATTTCAACGCGCTGGGAACCATCTTCACCCAAGGCACCGGACTCTCTGTCGCCGAGGCCTTTGCCAGCCGGATCGCGGCGCCGCTCGGGATGCAGGATTTCTCGCTCGCGGGCGACAGCCCCGATGCCTGGACCGAACCCTTCGAGGTTTCGCGTCACCCCGCCTACCCGTTCCGCATGAGCAGCCGCGATCTGGCGCGCTTCGGCCAGCTTTTCCTGCAGGCCGGTCGCTGGTCGGGTCGGCGCGTGCTTCCCGACGGTTGGGCCGAGGAAAACGTCATGCGCTATTCCGACGCCGGGCACCGCGGCGCCTATGGCTATTGCTGGTGGCTCGAGCGCGACGGCGTCTTCGTGCCCGGCGTGCGGACGCCGTCGGGCTCCTACGCCGCGCAGGGCGCGGGCGGGCATTACTGCATGGTCATCCCCGAACTCGACATGGTCCTCGTCCACCGGGTCGACACCGACCAGAAGGGCCGTGCGATCAGCAAGCACGAGTTCGGATACGTGCTCAAAGCGGTGCTTATGGCAGCGCGCGGCTGA
- a CDS encoding LysR family transcriptional regulator — protein sequence MELKLLEDFVCLSDVRNFSRAAQMRNITQSTLSKRIRSLEHWVGAPLIDRSSYPVQLTTEGRVMIRQARDLVQQFTNLRSGIRGVSEQPRDQVNILAMHTLRVTFLPDWKAAIEAAIGKFAEAPIPANAAYSDTIRMFNNGESDLLLTYVHPAVTMGLDPRDLDRITLGTERILPVSAPNADGRPLHNLDSGDVVRFLSYGTQSFFAQVLAPLLREKLVAMNVVAANAMSVGLHSLALVGAGVAWVPESLVAEDLRSGRLVLAGNQDWTLEAEIAMYRKKGNHRPIEERIWDAAERLAGASLHRQLANGPIAPARLSAARD from the coding sequence ATGGAACTCAAACTGCTCGAGGATTTCGTCTGTCTCAGCGATGTCCGGAACTTTTCTCGCGCGGCCCAGATGCGAAACATCACGCAATCGACTCTGTCCAAACGTATCCGTAGCCTCGAGCATTGGGTTGGCGCGCCGCTGATCGACCGCTCTAGCTATCCCGTACAGCTCACAACCGAGGGTCGAGTGATGATACGCCAGGCCCGCGACCTGGTGCAGCAGTTCACCAATCTGCGCTCTGGCATCCGCGGTGTGTCGGAGCAGCCGCGCGATCAGGTCAACATCCTGGCCATGCACACGCTCAGAGTGACCTTTCTGCCGGACTGGAAGGCGGCGATCGAGGCAGCGATCGGCAAGTTCGCCGAAGCGCCGATACCAGCCAACGCGGCGTATTCCGACACCATCCGCATGTTCAACAATGGTGAAAGCGACCTGCTGCTGACCTATGTGCATCCAGCGGTGACGATGGGGCTCGACCCGCGCGATCTTGACCGGATCACCCTCGGAACCGAGCGCATCCTGCCGGTCAGCGCTCCGAATGCCGATGGCCGGCCGCTGCACAACCTCGACAGCGGCGACGTGGTGCGCTTCCTCAGCTACGGCACGCAGAGCTTCTTTGCCCAGGTCCTGGCGCCGCTGCTGCGAGAGAAACTCGTGGCGATGAACGTCGTGGCCGCCAACGCGATGAGCGTCGGGCTGCACTCGTTGGCGTTGGTTGGCGCGGGCGTCGCCTGGGTCCCTGAAAGCCTGGTTGCCGAAGACCTGCGTAGCGGCCGGCTCGTACTTGCGGGCAACCAGGACTGGACCCTCGAGGCCGAGATCGCGATGTATCGCAAGAAGGGCAACCATCGTCCGATCGAGGAGCGCATCTGGGATGCCGCCGAGCGGCTTGCCGGTGCCTCGCTGCACCGGCAGCTAGCGAATGGCCCAATAGCGCCGGCGCGGCTCAGCGCGGCGCGGGATTAA